The following nucleotide sequence is from Mytilus edulis chromosome 13, xbMytEdul2.2, whole genome shotgun sequence.
TTCTCTACTAAGATCAGTGTATGATGTTTTACCAAGCCCATCAAACCTCTATACCTGGGGGTTGATAGAAGACCCAACGTGCACCTTATGCAAAGACAAACCAGCATCTCTACAGCATGTGTTGTCAGCATGTCCAGTCGCATTGAAAGATGGAAGATATACATGGAGGCATGACAGTGTATTGAAAACAATAGCAGCAAAGTTGGATACCACCAGGAGAAAGAAGAGAAAGATGCAGAAGAACATCACATTTGTAAATTTTGTGAGGGCTGGAGAAAAGAAAGACAACCAGGCAGAAGGTTTAGGGATACTTGGAACAGCATCAGACTGGCAGATGACAGCAGACATACATCAACGCATGAGTTTCCCAGCAGAAATAGCAGCAACATCGCTAAGACCAGATATAGTCATTTGGTCACAGGGAACTAGGCAGGCGGTCTTGCTGGAACTGACAGTCCCATGGGAAGACAGAATAGAGGAAGCTTATGAAAGAAAGATGGCAAAATACCAGCAGCTAGTAGAGGGTTGCAAACAGCGGGGATGGAGGACGTGGTGTTTGGCAATAGAAGTCGGATGCAGGGGCTTTGCAGGACAGTCAATGTGGTGGGCACTTAGGACCTTGGGAGTAGTAGGAGCAGAGAGGAAGAAACTGATTACAGAAGTGTGTAGAGAAGCAGAAGTGGCATCACAGTGGATTTGGAGGAAAAGAGACGAAGTGTGGAAAAGTACAAAGTGTTAGAACAATGAAAATTTATTGTGTAGATAATGGACAGATTTAGATATACAGAACAGCATTCAGTTACAGAAGAACAGCAATGACATCAGCTGAGACATCGGAGCCGTGTAGGCCATCCAGTTCCAGGTTCAGATTGATCACCTGAGCCGGCGCACCTCTGGAGGTTGTTGTGGAATAGCGCCGAAACAGCCAAGGAAGGAGGACCCCACCTGATGATGGAATTGGATTAGCATTCCTTTGATGTTTACAAGGTAAAAAAAGGTAAGTTTCAAATTATCTGCCTATATCCGCTAGATATACGatggataaactcatcatatataccagggtTAAATTTTTGTGCGTTTCGTCTAAAATGACTCATCAGTCAcgctcaaaataaaaaaaaaagttaaaaaggccgaATTGAATACGAAGTCGTAGCGCATTTAAGATTAACACATTATTTTCATTAGGTCTTCCTTTTATAGTTGGATCATAGGCAACCATGCCATATCCCTTAAATAGAAGTATATAACTGTTGTACAACTGAGCGTTTTAGCGCTATAATACCAGGTTCAATTAACTATTTTccacatttgaaaatacctgttccaaatcaggaatatgacagttgttgtccattcgtttgatttttttgtcatttgattttgtcatgtgatgagggactttccgattgaatttcagtatttttgtgattttacttttttttgtttgtcaaaAACATACATAATGACGTATGGTGAAATAATCAATCAAAATGGAAGATCAATATGTAGAAGAAAAATAGCCATTCTACACACTTTCAAAAATGGTAATGCTAAAATATCAATGACTGATTAATAATCCTAGAAAAGAAAGTAAAACGGATCCGTGTTAGCTAAGCATGGACACATGACCTGTATTTTAATATGATTCTTCATTATATAAAGACATCTTATGTCAAAATTTCTTTTACATACGACTGTATATTGTGAATCTACTGATACTCAATGCTTTATTTATAAGGCGCCTATTCCCTTGTGAAATCTGTGAAATAAACCTGGACTTATCATTTGTCATCATTTGTAACGCAGACATTTCATGCTACATAAACATGGATTTGAAATAATGCCTTTTGTCAATTGGAGCACACTGAGTACTCCCCAGCTTTTGATAAGGTAAGATcttaagttttctttatatttttttgttaatgttgATTGTCttacaaagatatatatatttaaaaaaaatcatttatgcaATACTTAAGTGGTATTGTATATACGACATCGCAATTCGAGACCATCATATCCTTATGCATTCTGGAGAGAGATTGGGCAATACATACATGTGATATGCATTAAGATAGATAAgacatatggggtgagagcgaagctagaatccccatatggaatttactgaccccatatataccgtattacgtcactagcacactatgtaacgaatttatcttaccgactatcttaacgtgtgaaattaagactagtgattctcaaaatgagcaagtcttcaatactctTAGCATtgagaaaatacttccattgatcctacaaaaacagatgccaacaatagcgacttgtaaggtttaaatgtgttttatgaatttatttcaattttaatcatcaatttcttcgtctgttggaacttttaagtttttttctcagtaccgttttgtttttataaagggacataacaccattactaaccgtgtatgaaattatccccgcccccttcttacctaatatagaatataaagggacgcaactccactactaaccgtatatgagataagccccgcctccctgctaacctaatatcaaatatacacggtttgcacgcggacgcttttaaccaatcatattccttgaaatgtataggaggtaagataaggTGATATATTCGTTACATAATGTGCTAGtaacctaatacgatatatataggGTCCGTAAATTCCATATTGGGATCGTACTATGCAACTTATATTCTTCCAAAGCTTCTATAAAGGTTTAAACACagacatacatacatacatacatacatagatACACAGAGCAAAATGTGTCCACTATTTATAATTAAACTGATTGTATTTAGCCAGGCCAGTACACATTGGAATTCATATATACAATGAAAGTACACAACTGTCACGATGTAGATTTTTGGGTCATATTCATAGGTTCCTTGAACATCGATATATTTTGTCCAAGCTACACATAATATAATTATAGTTCACACTAACAGATCGTCGTTGTTATTGAAAGTTTATAAATAACGACACTCTATTTTGTATCTGCAACAAACAATCTAATACTTACAGATTCTTATACGGTATCGTAATTAATTTACTTTTGGTGATTATCTAATAACTATGGTCACCTTAGAAATAAAGTTCAATTCAATTTTGATTGACAAAAAATGCAGCATATAATGTagaatgaaaaaatgtaaaaaaatcactCTTTAGTTAATTGCGCTGTACAATAGAACGCATACAAGTAACGAATGTTAAattcactttaaaaacaaaataaaatatcttgtcATTGTAATTTAATTATTGATGCGTGAATAGAACAACAAATTTGAATGAATGGTACAACTTGTTAGTTACTACATAGTATCCGACAGTTATTACTGAACATCGTATACGAATACCTGACCATCAAGTTCATTACAAACTAACAACTGATTTCTTTTATCACTGAAATGAATGCAATACGGACGATTCAGGCCACTACTTTTGTCTAGGATACGTTTACTTTGTTGTCCGTCTGATGATATCACTGTTATACCACCAGCATTATTAGCAGCAAATACTACATCGTGAAATCCAGATGTGATACCGTACACTTTCGTCAGTAAATCGTTTGTTGTTGTCCACTGAGTTTTTCCTTGGTTATCACAACAATTTACACTCTTATTGTTATAGATCGGATAATAAATCTGATCAGAGCTTCCTACGCTCAGGTGTGTTGTTGAACTGCTTTTGAATTTAATGTCTGATATCAACGTTCCCGATATTGTTATAATTCTTATACCTTTAAATCCATAACGTAGGAATAGTTTGCCGTCTTTGTATGCTATTCCACATATCTCTTCCAGAGACTCGTATATTGTTTCTAATTGCTCGTTCTCAGTATTGAACGTAACGACTTTCTTTTGATTAATAAACGAAATTGCAATCATATCATTATCTATATAGGTAATGTCGAAAGGTTCCCATTTCAATTTAAATTCTTTAATACGACTCCTGCTCTTGTTGTACATTAGAATTGTTTTGTCTGTCTGATTAACCAACAATATTTCCCCACCAGGTAAAAGCTCACACCCGGTCAATCTGATTTTTTCACTCTGAACTTTAAACGAAGTATTTTTCTTTAAGGTAATTGAGTATATGTCTGTAACGTATTCTCGTCTTTTGCTGGGTAATATTATTTGCGCCTGCTTTTCTGTGGTAACTTCTGTGCACACTGAACTGTCAAATGTTTTGACGGACATTTCACCCCAAACATTGACGTCCTTCTGCAACGATTTGAGACAATCTGATACTTTTAATTGTACatcaaatgttttcatttcaGGTTTAGTTTTTAGATCTTTGATATATGAAAATTCCCTCGCGACATCCTTCTCGATCTCACGAAGAgccaaaaatatttgtaaatctgaAGCATGACTTTTCATCTGACATATGTTGTTAATTGCTTTTTCAACGTTTT
It contains:
- the LOC139502255 gene encoding uncharacterized protein, which produces MATAEPLCDVCQLQNISKPAASWCSECDEALCITCDDLHSRRKLTKNHKTIAIRDYLNLPRSALEIKHHCSVHGEKYEFYCTNHVSPCCVKCVKEDHHKCEIDSLRDVVQNIKTSSSITNIEQNLSEIRSIYQKITDEKSRNLKHINEKTITYQKEITDLRKQINSHLDALELEMNKNLKDKQLEVKTTVEGLTSIIDSKVKNVEKAINNICQMKSHASDLQIFLALREIEKDVAREFSYIKDLKTKPEMKTFDVQLKVSDCLKSLQKDVNVWGEMSVKTFDSSVCTEVTTEKQAQIILPSKRREYVTDIYSITLKKNTSFKVQSEKIRLTGCELLPGGEILLVNQTDKTILMYNKSRSRIKEFKLKWEPFDITYIDNDMIAISFINQKKVVTFNTENEQLETIYESLEEICGIAYKDGKLFLRYGFKGIRIITISGTLISDIKFKSSSTTHLSVGSSDQIYYPIYNNKSVNCCDNQGKTQWTTTNDLLTKVYGITSGFHDVVFAANNAGGITVISSDGQQSKRILDKSSGLNRPYCIHFSDKRNQLLVCNELDGQVFVYDVQ